Proteins encoded in a region of the Pelagicoccus sp. SDUM812003 genome:
- a CDS encoding PepSY-associated TM helix domain-containing protein, whose translation MKTSLKSNLTFGLVFLSLTILRLILIKLHLYLGLVGGALLSVIAITGALYAYEPQLRAWWSEKIEAWTPASVLSPRELNETVWSWGVDGAATAYRWPEDDQAPVWVIWRTEQGERLDFMLDPSTGQRLPRAEAARVFFHGVLDIHRTLTMGEAGTKIVGGASAALLVLTISGLFIGVRRWRDAKRVWIPARSESRSRHPSVRWRFLHRIVGAWGTPWLLLMPLTGMVWSFDTYSAFLKQLGGPPQFPAYPTLQASGEGDAAVDLDRIWENCLTKVPQQTAMRLMLPTSPSQPARFEWSPEAAVSFAMRSKLFLDPKTGYVIEQHPWEAFSSGEQLVRWAYPLHTGRIAGVFGQTVAFLGALTMPFFFGTGLYLYLARRRKRRASELRTAK comes from the coding sequence ATGAAAACGAGTCTCAAAAGCAACTTGACCTTTGGGCTGGTGTTCCTATCGCTAACGATCTTGCGACTCATTCTCATAAAACTGCATCTTTATCTCGGCCTGGTGGGCGGCGCTCTGTTGAGCGTGATCGCCATCACGGGGGCCTTGTATGCCTACGAGCCGCAGTTGAGGGCTTGGTGGAGCGAGAAGATTGAGGCCTGGACTCCGGCGTCGGTCCTCAGCCCTCGGGAGTTGAACGAGACCGTTTGGTCGTGGGGAGTGGACGGCGCGGCCACGGCGTATCGGTGGCCGGAGGACGATCAGGCCCCTGTTTGGGTGATCTGGCGAACGGAGCAGGGAGAGCGTCTAGACTTCATGCTTGATCCGAGCACGGGCCAGCGCCTGCCGCGGGCGGAGGCGGCGCGGGTGTTCTTTCATGGCGTCCTGGACATTCACCGCACCTTGACCATGGGCGAGGCGGGCACGAAGATCGTGGGCGGAGCATCGGCTGCCTTGCTGGTCTTGACGATTAGCGGCCTGTTTATCGGGGTGCGTCGGTGGCGGGACGCTAAGCGCGTCTGGATTCCTGCGAGGTCGGAAAGTCGCTCCAGGCATCCCTCGGTTCGTTGGCGTTTTCTGCACCGCATCGTCGGAGCTTGGGGAACGCCGTGGCTGCTGTTGATGCCGCTGACGGGGATGGTGTGGAGCTTCGACACGTATTCGGCCTTCTTGAAGCAGCTCGGAGGTCCGCCCCAGTTTCCCGCTTATCCCACCTTGCAGGCGAGCGGCGAGGGAGATGCAGCCGTGGATTTGGATCGAATCTGGGAGAATTGTCTTACCAAGGTGCCGCAGCAAACCGCCATGCGCTTGATGCTGCCGACCAGTCCGAGCCAGCCAGCGCGCTTCGAATGGAGCCCGGAGGCTGCGGTCTCCTTCGCTATGCGTTCGAAACTGTTTCTGGATCCGAAAACTGGATACGTTATCGAGCAGCATCCTTGGGAGGCGTTCAGCTCCGGCGAGCAGCTGGTGCGCTGGGCCTATCCGCTGCATACGGGGCGCATCGCAGGCGTCTTCGGCCAGACCGTCGCCTTTCTGGGCGCCCTCACCATGCCCTTCTTTTTCGGAACGGGACTCTATCTCTACCTTGCTCGAAGGCGAAAGCGTCGAGCGTCTGAACTTAGAACTGCAAAATAG
- a CDS encoding TonB-dependent receptor, with amino-acid sequence MNTLKLNKHALTATSAVMLAASAWAQQDLGAAYELDPYTVTTATRVEKQISSIPQSVSIVSEQSLQDQLSISSDLISALSQMAPSYSPSRGKMTGAGETFRGRNPLFMIDGVPQSNPLRDGSRDGYTIDPAMIERIELVHGASAAQGMGATGGIINYVTKRAPAVDGLNQWAEFGLSSSDQFSSDGVGYRSAYGLGYRQGDLGLVGGVTYEWRPMSYDGDGNLVGIDNVQGDTMNSSALDLYGKLTYQLDEDQELRFMVNTFEMKQDLEYVQVAGDREAGVPTTSIEGETIGKATQNDVTTLSASYRHNAIGGGKLSVDLFANDFAATYGGGTYGTFIYEGELIFDQSENQSEKKGAKVTFVRDLDEYLNLGLVTGIDFFEDTTQQVLVQTNRQWVPETTYESWAPYLQLDRLVGDFVVTTGVRFENAKLDVGDFTTLESYGSQEVAGGSPDFDEWLFNLGTTYRATDALTVFASYTQGFGMADVGRVLRGINEPGQDVDDFLDLEPVVTDNYELGARWSSENWKASLSGYWSTSDLGSRLQANEDGIYLVRREKTEIWGAEAELERDLDARSSIGGVFAWVDGKSDTDGDGEVDTRLNGANIPPARLNLYWNRVWGEGLRTRFQASNYFDSDSRGFSGYTLFDLLLSYELGEGALKVGLENVFDKQYITYYSQTVGNDSRYFAGRGRTLTAKYSFEF; translated from the coding sequence ATGAATACACTGAAACTCAACAAACACGCTTTGACCGCCACGAGCGCGGTCATGCTCGCTGCTTCGGCTTGGGCTCAGCAGGATCTGGGCGCCGCCTACGAACTGGATCCCTACACCGTGACCACTGCCACGCGGGTGGAAAAGCAGATCAGCTCGATCCCGCAAAGCGTTTCGATCGTATCCGAACAGTCGTTACAAGATCAGTTGTCGATCTCCAGCGACCTCATTTCGGCTCTTTCGCAAATGGCGCCTAGCTATTCGCCGAGCCGAGGCAAGATGACGGGTGCGGGTGAAACCTTTCGCGGTCGCAATCCGCTTTTCATGATCGACGGTGTGCCCCAGTCAAATCCGTTACGCGATGGCAGTCGCGATGGCTACACTATCGATCCCGCGATGATCGAGCGCATCGAGCTGGTGCATGGGGCCTCCGCGGCTCAGGGCATGGGGGCGACTGGCGGGATCATCAACTACGTGACCAAGCGCGCTCCTGCGGTGGACGGTTTGAACCAATGGGCGGAGTTCGGCCTCAGCTCCAGCGATCAGTTTTCCTCGGACGGGGTCGGCTATCGTTCAGCCTATGGGCTTGGCTATCGCCAAGGGGACCTCGGTCTTGTGGGCGGCGTGACTTACGAGTGGCGGCCCATGTCCTACGATGGCGACGGAAACTTGGTCGGCATCGACAACGTCCAAGGCGACACCATGAACTCTAGCGCCTTGGACTTGTATGGAAAACTCACCTACCAGCTCGATGAGGACCAGGAGCTTCGTTTCATGGTTAACACCTTCGAGATGAAGCAGGATCTGGAGTACGTGCAGGTGGCCGGCGATCGCGAGGCGGGCGTACCGACGACTTCAATCGAAGGAGAAACCATCGGCAAAGCGACGCAGAACGATGTGACAACCCTGTCCGCTAGCTATCGTCACAACGCGATCGGCGGCGGGAAGCTGTCGGTCGATCTCTTCGCCAACGACTTCGCCGCGACCTACGGCGGTGGCACCTATGGGACCTTCATCTACGAGGGTGAGCTGATATTCGACCAGTCGGAAAACCAGTCCGAAAAGAAGGGGGCGAAGGTCACCTTCGTGCGCGATCTGGACGAGTATTTGAACCTCGGTCTGGTCACGGGCATCGATTTCTTCGAAGACACTACGCAGCAGGTTCTGGTGCAGACCAACCGTCAATGGGTACCGGAAACGACCTACGAAAGCTGGGCGCCGTACCTTCAGCTCGATCGCTTGGTTGGCGACTTTGTAGTGACTACGGGAGTACGCTTCGAGAACGCGAAGCTCGACGTGGGCGATTTCACTACGCTGGAGTCCTATGGAAGCCAAGAGGTCGCGGGAGGCAGCCCGGACTTCGACGAATGGCTGTTCAACCTCGGAACTACCTACCGGGCGACGGATGCCTTGACGGTTTTCGCAAGCTACACCCAAGGATTCGGCATGGCGGATGTGGGGCGTGTGCTGCGCGGAATCAACGAGCCCGGGCAGGACGTGGATGACTTTCTCGATCTAGAGCCTGTAGTGACGGACAACTACGAGCTGGGCGCTCGCTGGTCGTCGGAGAACTGGAAAGCCTCGCTCAGTGGCTACTGGTCGACCTCGGACCTTGGTAGTCGCCTGCAAGCGAACGAGGACGGCATCTATCTTGTTCGTCGCGAGAAGACGGAAATCTGGGGCGCGGAGGCCGAACTCGAGCGCGACCTGGATGCCCGTTCCAGCATCGGCGGCGTATTCGCTTGGGTAGACGGCAAGTCGGATACGGATGGTGATGGCGAAGTGGATACACGTTTGAACGGAGCTAACATCCCGCCGGCTCGCCTCAACCTCTATTGGAATCGAGTGTGGGGCGAGGGTTTGCGAACCCGTTTTCAAGCGTCCAACTACTTCGACAGCGACAGCAGGGGCTTCAGTGGCTATACGCTCTTCGATCTGCTGCTATCTTACGAGCTGGGAGAGGGGGCTCTTAA